In a single window of the Actinomycetota bacterium genome:
- a CDS encoding aminotransferase class I/II-fold pyridoxal phosphate-dependent enzyme yields MDFRRITNLPPYVFTIINNLKIEARRAGVDVIDLGFGNPDIPSPAIAVDKLGEAARISRNHRYSLSRGLPKLREAVADLYLRNWGVQLDPELEITNTIGSKEGFSHLMWVLLDRGDAAIVPSPSYPIHIYGPLFAGADLRQVPMRGLADPRVQSDFAGDFLDSLTTAYDIGWPKPRVLVISFPHNPTGSVVDLAFMQRVVDFCREREMVVVHDFAYADMGFDGYKPPSILQAEGAKECAVELYSLTKSFSMAGWRCAFMVGNAEVVQALVKLKSYLDYGAFQPIQIAATVTMNEAPEYPAEVCAIYEARRDALIDGLTRIGWEIPKPQGSMFVWASIPEPYAEMDSVEFCSTVVRECEVALSPGVGFGPGGEGFVRFALIENEQRIAQGVRNLKRGLPKLA; encoded by the coding sequence ATGGATTTCCGGCGAATCACGAACCTGCCGCCCTACGTGTTCACGATCATCAACAACCTGAAGATCGAGGCGCGCCGGGCAGGCGTCGACGTGATCGACCTCGGCTTTGGCAACCCGGACATACCCTCACCGGCGATCGCCGTCGACAAGCTGGGCGAGGCCGCGCGCATCTCCCGCAACCACCGCTATTCGCTCAGCCGCGGTCTGCCCAAGCTGCGTGAGGCCGTCGCCGACCTGTACCTGCGCAACTGGGGCGTCCAGCTCGACCCCGAGCTCGAGATCACGAACACGATCGGCTCGAAGGAGGGCTTCAGCCACCTGATGTGGGTGCTGCTCGACCGCGGCGACGCGGCGATCGTGCCGAGCCCCAGCTACCCGATCCACATCTACGGGCCGCTGTTCGCGGGCGCCGACCTGCGCCAGGTGCCGATGCGCGGCCTCGCCGACCCCCGCGTGCAGTCCGACTTCGCCGGCGACTTCCTCGACAGCCTCACCACCGCCTACGACATCGGCTGGCCCAAGCCGAGGGTGCTCGTCATCTCGTTCCCGCACAACCCGACGGGCTCGGTCGTCGACCTCGCGTTCATGCAGCGCGTCGTCGACTTCTGTCGCGAGCGGGAGATGGTCGTCGTCCACGACTTCGCCTACGCCGACATGGGCTTCGACGGCTACAAGCCGCCTTCCATCCTGCAGGCCGAGGGCGCGAAGGAATGCGCGGTCGAGCTTTACTCGCTGACGAAGAGCTTCTCCATGGCCGGCTGGCGCTGCGCGTTCATGGTCGGCAACGCCGAGGTCGTGCAGGCGCTCGTGAAGCTGAAGAGCTACCTCGACTACGGCGCCTTCCAGCCGATCCAGATCGCGGCGACGGTCACGATGAACGAAGCCCCCGAGTACCCCGCCGAGGTGTGCGCCATCTACGAGGCCCGTCGTGACGCGCTCATCGACGGGCTGACCCGGATCGGGTGGGAGATCCCGAAGCCCCAGGGGTCGATGTTCGTGTGGGCCTCCATCCCCGAGCCCTACGCCGAGATGGATTCGGTCGAGTTCTGCTCGACGGTGGTCCGCGAGTGCGAGGTCGCCCTCTCTCCGGGCGTGGGCTTCGGCCCCGGCGGCGAGGGCTTCGTGCGGTTCGCGCTGATCGAGAACGAGCAGCGCATCGCCCAGGGCGTGCGCAACCTGAAGCGCGGCCTGCCCAAGCTCGCCTGA